taaaaaaggGATAATTTTCTGTATGgtgtcaccactttttcactaattttttcaaaaagggatatctcattcgttgaggtaaattagatactatttcatatcgaatgaaaaagtggcagAGCCATATGAAACTTTTCAAACTTTAGTGTTAatcaatcattattttgttaataatattgTTATCGTCCCCACAGGTACTACCTTGTAAAGTTGTTATGAAACTTTAGTGTTTTAATTGATTAAACCATTTCAGGGGAAGCTCTTGGAGCGATTGGTTCTCCCAGCATCTTGAGTGTCTTGAAGAAGTATGAAAACGACCCCATCATAGAGGTAAATTTATCAGTAACAAATGAATCTTGAATTGGCTTTGCTATTTTATCAAGACATCTTTCTACCTTATCTCTATCATGTCCATTGAATAAGCCCGATTGAATTACTTTAATTTTTACCAATCCCTTGAATGTCAGATTGCAGAGACCTGCCAGCTGGCCTTGCAAAGGATAGAGTGGTTACAGAGTGAACAGAGGACCCAAGAAGAAACCAAAATCACGACAAACCCATTCAAATCGGTGGATCCTGCTCCACCAGCCGTACCGGCCACCCTTGAGGAACTTCAGGCAAGGTTATTGAATGAGGAATCAACTCTCTTCGACAGGTACAGGGCTATGTTTGCTTTGAGAAACAGGAATGACGAGCCGGCTGTACGAGCTTTAGCCAAGGGTAAGCATTGCCTCTCATCTTAGTCAGCCCCCTTCCCAATCTAAATTTTTAATTTACTTGTAAATGCTGGTGTTGTAGTTGAGACCGAATAGTTTGACATCTGGTGCTGTAGTTGAGACCGGAAAGTTTGAGATGAGACCTGAAGGTCCAAGTAGCAGAGCAGAAGTTATTGCttacatttttttctgcttagcaaaaatatgcaggataccagtcacagattgtacatgtgacattgtagtttggctggtaaccttgttctgataagcatacttttgttgtgcttagttgctttttgtgcttgagtAGCTCTATTAAATTTGGCCCATGGAGGCCAGGCACTAGATTCAAGACTTTTTACAAGTCTGCTAAAAATAGTGCACTTTCTACTTTTCCAATTCCAGGTCTGAAGTGCAAGAGCGCCCTCTTTAGGCACGAGATAGCCTATGTTCTTGGACAGATGCAGCACAGAGCATGCATCCCGGAACTTCTTGAGGCCCTCGGGAAATCCGAAGAGAACTCTATGGTTCGTCATGAGTGTGCAGAGGCCCTGGGTTCCATTGCCCAGGAGGACTGCCTGGATAAGCTCAAAGAATTCTTGACCGATGAGGAGAGGGTAGTTAGAGAGAGCTGTGTGGTCGCGCTTGACATGGGGGAGCATGAGACCAGTAGTGAATTCCAGTATTGTGACGGACTATCAAAAGTGGGTTCTCAAACATCAGAACCATCTGCTtaatgacgtcaaagctttGTTCTTTGTGGGTGGCGTCTGGACGGGCAAATTAGCTGCATTTAAAGCTGTGTTGATAGTTGCATGGTGTCACATGGAGTCATTGACCTTGATAGCCAATCGATACCGAGCTCTGTAATTACTCATCTCAGGTTCGTAAATGTTCCCCCGTGTactgcggccgatttcacaaaacactaggaTCAATTCAGtataacccatcctaacttaggatgggttcaatgcgtcccaaCGTCTTCCAGTACGGAACTGAACTTGTCCTACATtaagtcccaagattaatcctaagtttggaagagtttggtgaaatcgacggctggtcaatTAAGTTCTGGAAAAAAGTCCTTAAAATACACAAGATATGCATGCTTGTTAAAGCCAcacatttattaaataaaaaactgcAAATAAATCATGATACATGTAAATTAACATAACGATTTTCAGTCTCCAACTTATttcatggtgtgttgtggcCTAGCAATCTAGTTTGACAGTGGGCTCAAGCTCTGGCTAGTATAGTAGTAAGTAGTGTGGGTTGAATcttgtcatgacacttgagcaaggcacttttttAAAGTTGAGAatgtagtgcattctgcttaTTCCTACCAGCTGGGCTCCCagttacagactgtgaaggggttaaccctgttccAGCCCCATGAgtacaattacatgtaggtgcaacgtgcccctggtggcagctGATTTGAGTTGATTGCCCAAATCAGTCAAGtgtatgtaaaaaaacaaaaaaattaaaaattaatatgtATGTATACTGTAAAGATTTTGAAAACTGTGGACGACCCCTAAAATTCGacactttaaagggtctatgtaacttttgtaggacaaaaaacacaatgtccacagatttacacttaacttacacagtttgaagataatgatagtagaaagcttccctgaaaatattacatgctgaggtgctgtagtttttgggaaatgagtaaaacaatgtcatgaaattaattttcgtctcatgagacgaaaattattttaatcatttacaaacatattttcatgacattgttttattcatttctcaaaaactacagcacctcagtaagtaatatttgaagggaagctttccactttcattatcttcaaaccctgtaagtttactgaaatctatggacattttgaaaaggtacccaaatcctttaagatgCTGAAAATCTGATGGAATAAGACATCAGGTAAATCCATTATAAAGTAAGGAATTtcacattttaattcaaactgagTACAAAAGTACAACTTAGACATAGCGGAACAAAATTTGTCTTAATTTCAGACGGCACAATCGCCCAAGAAAAATGCCTGTGACAATTTCTAGCACTACATACATTAAGTGTTAATTCTTATTATGATTATAAAATAGGTGAATTCATAAATAATTAGCATATTCATATCAAGTATCTTCACTTTGTGACCGGTTGGACAAAATATTTTTACCCGATTCCTACAAAAACTACATTCATCCACTTTGTGGCAACAGTTTTCTGGAAACAATGTCGTTCATTTTACCCTGTAAGTACCAAAACTATGGTGTTAATTAAGTCTAGAAGGGTCCTTATAAGAAAACATAATTGAATCAGAGCCGACAGACTGTCCCAATGAAGCATGTAAATCGCACATTGCGCCTGCATAATAAGGCCCATGTGACACGGTGCAATTAACAGGCAAGCAGTTCCAAGCAATCTCCAAACAGCAagggcattcacatttgaatgttttttaggGGATCATAAGACATTGTTCACACATTTATTTAATGTGCTCTCAAAGTTCCCCAAACCAATCTGATAGCATGCACTGAAGTTGTTTGcttccaagttgcctgtaaaaattgccctaacactattggttggcaaaatgagggaaaaccAGGCACATTTGTGAGGGCTGATTTTAGCCCGATTATGCTTTTGTCTAATGCACAACTccatagacaatgtgacctatatttacattcaaactgccctctgttgacaaaacactgtacacgtcatgaTTCgctgggcaaaaagacgcgtagtcatggtaagattgagtgtactttctagctggctgccaaaacacaaaggttttgcccggcggtatgcgcgcgaatcatgttatggttttcgagtgacgtcagaggtcacatcatcAATAATGTTTATCAACAAATAGTGTCTGCACAAATGTAGGAATGTAAGTAGCATAATTAGTTCATAGGCAAATAAGATCAAGTACACTGGCAAGCTCAACCCAACATTGTTGCACATGATTTGACATAAAAATACCCCTTACttattataaaagtaaaaataaaacaaatcaataagcTAACTAAATATTCACACCTTGctgtgacaaaaacaaaaaagtcttTAGAAAACCAAAATACACAGACAGTTCCCGAagtataaaaaaagtaaaaaatataatataaaatggCAAAATATAAAGGCAAATGATTAAAATCGAAAATTAAGATCCAATGGAATAGAAGTTTACAGTAGTACTTTTGAAGCCACTATGCCACCATTTAACCACTACCAAAAAGAGTTTATAACATGCTTGCTACATATATCATGTTAGGCTATGAAGTTATGCCATATGGTGAATACAATAAATTTAGTTAttgcagtaaaaacaaaaaggaaaaataaaccaaaatatatttacaaaaggggCAGTAGGCAAGATGAAGAGAATACATTTTCCCAAAGATTGCGGATTTCAAGAGAAAAATCTAGAGAATGGAAGTGTTTCAGTATTAGAAAAGAGGTGCATCATTACCCTTTGTGTTattggttaacctttagaactaaaacaaaattaaattaacaaataaaccctcctactgttctgttatttaatataatccaatggttttgaatgataaaaaCATGCCTGACAGGATGTAGTATGATATCAGGAGGTGAATGCATCTAAAAagttcacagtcaaccctcctactgtccgaccattcaatatcatacACTGTGGTTTCAAATAACAGATTAACTGTTTCGGCATGCAATTTGTATGGTATCATGTAGTGGAtgtatctacacagtacacagctAGTTCTGTGCAGAGTTGTGCCACCATACTAAACCATTGCAGCCAAAAGTTGGCAAATGTTCCAAAGAGTAGAAGGATTAACAAGCACAATTCTCAAACGCATGAAATTAAGATAAGTTGCTAAGCCATttagaacaaataaaaaactgcTGGCATGCTTACTTTTTAAAGCTTCGTAGAAACTTAATTTCAGAGATCATATTAGCTTCATTGTGTCCAAACTttgaaagtagtccattttaaATTGCACCATGATACTTTTACTAAGGatttagaaaataaaatttTGGCTCCAAATACACCaactttgtaaattttaagATGTCGTTGTTTCAAACATTCGTACATAATACATTTGCTAATAGTGTTAGCATTTTAGTAATACTTAAAGCATGCAAACTAGTGCTGAATATCCAGTTTTCTAGAATTAAACTATCACGATGAAACACTAATTTACTTATTTCAATACATCAAACTACCAATTAAAAACTTTTCCATCAAAAAGGCACATCGTTCCTtttcaaaaaatacacaatttgaagattacaatattatttttttctgaatattatttttttctgataaTTATGTCCTGATAATTCATATGAAGAATGGATCACTAATCTCGCCATCCATGCATTTATGTGCACCTTTGTAGAATGTGTATTTGGAAAATTATACTATATTGATTTTTATTATATTCTTGGTTCTACCCTAACACCAATGTGGAATATTATATACAAATTCTCATAATTTTGAAATTCATGTCATAAAATGTTCGTCCTTACAGTCTCAAGACGACCAATCAAATTCAACCAGGCAGAtgtttaaccctcctactgtctgaccattcaatatcatccactgtatTTTTGAATGATGCCAGCCTGCCTATTCGATATTATCTGGCGAATGCATTTACAcagtacagtcaaccctccttcTGTCTAACCATTTACTATCATTCGCTTTGGTTCAGAACGATAAATACACTatgtgccagcctgcaatatgcgGTGAAAGCATCTACACAGTACTGTTGGCGTTGGCAAGACATGGAAGTTCCAGACCCAAGCCAAGGCATACAAGACCAGATAAGTACCAGGCCTTTCCAAGGGGACCATGCCTCCCCTGACacagaccaggggccaatttcatagagctgcttaagcaaaaaatttgttGAAGTACGAAATTAGCACGCTTATTTTTACACtggttactggccaaaatttcatgccatattgcttgtgactggtatttagctgttgtttacttagcatacaaattgagtggagtcttggccggtaatctgattttattaggcaaggatttttttgcttaagcaaaattttgtgctataaaattgggccctggctttGAAACCTACAATATGGTACAAGTGAACAACTCCCTGCACAAGATTACTAAGAGAACAACGGTTACCAATGGAATCAGTACTGCAAACCTGGACAAAAATaagtaggttttttttctgaggaAAGGGACAATCAGGAAAGGACACCAGGGCAAAAACCAGGGCAACAGGCATCATGGACTCCATGTAGTTCCAAacttataggaacacgttgccttggatcggtcgagttggtctttgaaaagcgtttgtaaccgtttcttaTTAAATGCTTATGGAtaggaagatgttttaaaagtagaatataatgatccacacaagcatcactcgaaattgcgtggttctctttttacctcgtcgacaaacacggtcggccatttatggccaactgtgttagttcgcaaagtaaaaggaaaaccacgcaatttcgaggcaaatgtctgtggat
The nucleotide sequence above comes from Asterias rubens chromosome 12, eAstRub1.3, whole genome shotgun sequence. Encoded proteins:
- the LOC117297354 gene encoding deoxyhypusine hydroxylase-like, which translates into the protein MQIDTSEIQSIGDVLVDKTRPLPERFRALFTLRNLGGPAAVASIGRCFSDDSALLKHEVAYCLGQMQDEEAIPILVTVLEDVKQEPIVRHEAGEALGAIGSPSILSVLKKYENDPIIEIAETCQLALQRIEWLQSEQRTQEETKITTNPFKSVDPAPPAVPATLEELQARLLNEESTLFDRYRAMFALRNRNDEPAVRALAKGLKCKSALFRHEIAYVLGQMQHRACIPELLEALGKSEENSMVRHECAEALGSIAQEDCLDKLKEFLTDEERVVRESCVVALDMGEHETSSEFQYCDGLSKVGSQTSEPSA